In a single window of the Lagenorhynchus albirostris chromosome 19, mLagAlb1.1, whole genome shotgun sequence genome:
- the SMPD3 gene encoding sphingomyelin phosphodiesterase 3 — protein MVLYTTPFPNSCLSALHAVSWALIFPCYWLADRLLASFIPTTYEKRQRADDPCYLQLLCTVLFTPVYLALLVASLPFALLGFLLWSTLQSARRPYVYSRLEDKGPASGAALHSEWKGTGPGKSFCFATANLCLLPDSLARLNNVFNTQARAKEIGQRIRNGASRPQIKIYIDSPTNTSISAASFSSLVSPQGSDGVARAVPGSIKRTASVEYGGRHPSDEAANGLASGDPAEGGSLEDACIVRISGDEGGRPPEAVDPPSGGQARNGAGGGPQGQTPNQSQRDGDSGSLGSPSASRESLVKARAGADGGGGEPGANSKLPYKSSVAKKAAVRRRRHPDEAFDHEVSAFFPANLDFLCLQEVFDKRAAAKLKDQLHGYFEYILYDVGVYGCHGCCSFKCLNSGLFFASRYPIMDVAYHCYPNGRSSDSLASKGALYLKVQVGNTPHDQRIVGYISCTHLHALPEDSDIRCEQLNMLQDWLADFRKSTSSSSAANPEELVAFDVVCGDFNFDNCSSDDKLEQQHSLFTRYKDPCRLGPGEEKPWAIGTLLDKDGLYDEEVCTPDNLQKVLESEEGRREYLAFPSSKSPGGGQKGRKELLKGNGRRIDYMLHGEEGLCPDWKAEVEEFSFITQLSGLTDHLPVAMRLMVSAGEEEA, from the exons ATGGTTTTGTACACGACCCCCTTTCCCAACAGCTGTCTGTCCGCCCTGCACGCCGTGTCCTGGGCCCTCATCTTCCCATGCTACTGGCTGGCGGACCGGCTCCTGGCCTCCTTCATACCCACCACCTACGAGAAGCGCCAGCGGGCGGATGACCCGTGCTACCTCCAGCTGCTCTGCACCGTGCTCTTCACGCCCGTCTACCTGGCCCTCCTGGTCGCCTCGCTGCCCTTTGCGCTCCTTGGGTTCCTCCTCTGGTCCACCCTGCAGTCGGCCCGCCGGCCCTACGTCTACTCCCGGCTGGAGGACAAGGGCCCAGCCAGCGGGGCGGCCCTGCACAGTGAATGGAAGGGTACAGGTCCTGGCAAAAGCTTCTGCTTCGCCACTGCCAACCTCTGCCTCCTCCCAGACTCGCTGGCTAGGCTCAACAACGTTTTCAACACCCAAGCCCGGGCCAAAGAAATCGGCCAGAGAATCCGCAATGGGGCCAGTAGGCCCCAGATCAAAATCTACATCGACTCACCCACCAACACCTCCATCAGCGCGGCCAGCTTCAGCAGCCTGGTGTCACCGCAGGGCAGTGATGGCGTGGCCCGGGCCGTCCCTGGGAGCATTAAGAGGACGGCCTCTGTGGAATACGGTGGGCGTCACCCTAGCGACGAGGCTGCCAATGGCCTGGCCTCCGGGGACCCAGCTGAAGGTGGCAGCCTTGAGGACGCCTGCATCGTGCGCATCAGTGGCGACGAGGGGGGCCGGCCCCCTGAAGCCGTCGACCCCCCTTCTGGGGGCCAGGCCAGGAACGGGGCTGGTGGGGGCCCACAGGGCCAGACGCCCAACCAGAGTCAGCGGGATGGGGACTCGGGGAGCCTGGGCAGCCCCTCAGCCTCCAGGGAGTCACTGGTGAAGGCGCGGGCCGGGGCTGATGGCGGCGGTGGGGAGCCGGGCGCCAACAGCAAGCTCCCGTACAAGTCCTCGGTGGCGAAGAAGGCAGCCGTGCGCAGGAGGCGCCACCCGGACGAGGCCTTTGACCACGAGGTCTCAGCCTTCTTTCCTGCCAACCTAGACTTCCTATGCCTGCAGGAGGTGTTTGACAAGCGGGCGGCCGCCAAGTTGAAAGACCAGCTGCATGGCTACTTCGAGTACATCCTCTATGATGTCGGAGTCTACGGCTGCCATGGCTGCTGCAGCTTCAAGTGTCTCAACAGCGGCCTCTTCTTTGCCAGCCGCTACCCCATCATGGACGTGGCCTATCACTGTTACCCCAACGGGCGGTCCTCTGACAGCCTGGCCTCGAAGGGAGCTCTGTATCTCAAG GTGCAGGTAGGAAATACACCTCACGACCAAAGAATTGTCGGGTACATCTCCTGCACACACCTGCACGCCCTGCCAG AGGACAGTGACATTCGGTGTGAGCAGCTGAACATGCTTCAGGACTGGCTGGCTGATTTCCGAAAATCTACCTCCTCGTCCAGCGCAGCCAACCCCGAGGAGCTGGTGGCGTTTGACGTCGTCTGCGGAGATTTTAACTTTGACAACTGCTCCTCTG ACGACAAGCTGGAGCAGCAGCACTCCCTGTTTACACGTTACAAGGACCCCTGCcgcctggggcctggggaggagaAGCCATGGGCAATcg GTACCCTATTGGACAAGGACGGTCTCTACGACGAGGAAGTGTGCACCCCTGACAATCTGCAAAA GGTCCTGGAGAGCGAGGAAGGTCGTCGCGAGTACCTCGCCTTCCCCAGCAGCAAGAGCCCTGGGGGAGGCCAGAAGGGACGCAAAGAGCTGCTGAAGGGCAACGGCAGGCGCATTGACTACATGCTGCACGGGGAGGAGGGGCTGTGCCCAGACTGGAAGGCC GAGGTAGAAGAATTCAGTTTCATCACCCAGCTGTCGGGCCTGACAGACCACCTCCCGGTGGCCATGCGACTGATGGTATCTGCGGGGGAGGAGGAGGCATAA